The following nucleotide sequence is from Actinomycetota bacterium.
TGCGGAGGCCCCGGGCGATCAGGATCAGGTACAGCAGCAACAGCGCGACGGCGCCGATCATGCCCAACTCCTCGCCGAACGCAGCGAAGATGAAGTCGCTGCCGACGTAAGGGATCAACGTCGGCGAGCCCTGACCGAGGCCCGTGCCGACGATGCCCCCGGTCGCCATCGCGAACCATCCCTGCGCGAGCTGGAAGTAGCCGAGCCCGGTCACCTTGTCGGGGTCGAGCGCATATAGCCAGGTGTCGACGCGCGCCTGCACGTGGGCGAACGCGAGGTAGCCGAACCAGGCGCCCGCCGCGAACATCACGAGCCCGAGCCACAGGTAGGCCGCTCGGCCGCTCGCGATCCAGAGCATGACGACGAAGACGCCGAAGAACAGCAGCGAGGCGCCCATGTCGCGCTCGAGGAACAGCACTGCGAGCGAGGCACCCCATGCGAGCAGTAGCGGCCCGAGGTCCTTCGCACGCGGGAGCCCGAAACGGCCCGAGCCCGCGGCGAGCAGCTCCTGCTTGTCCGTCAGGTACGACGCGAGGAAGACGACGATGAAGATCTTCCCGAACTCCGCCGGCTGGAACGAGAACGGCCCCACCTGCGCCCAGAGACGGGCCCCGTTGATCTCTCTCCCGATGCCGGGCACCACCGGCAGCAGGAGGAGCACCACGCCGATCAGGCCGAGCGTGTACGTGTACGCATTGAGCTGGCGATCGTCGCGCACGAGCCAGAGCGTGAGGCAGAACGCCGCGAGTCCGACCAGCAGCCACATCGCCTGCTCCCGGGCAATGGTCGATTCGCCGCGCGCGACCATGATCCGGTAGAGCATCGCGATGCCGAGGCCTGCCAGCACCGTGGCGGTCGGGTAGAGCACCGGGTCGGCCCGAGGCGCGGCCCACCGCACTACGAGCCACCCGGCCACGAAGGCGCCGGTGAAGACGAGGCCGTAGACGACGAAGTCGCGGGGCGTGCGCCCCTTCAGGCCGAGCCCCGCCATCGCGTACGCCGCGAGCGAGATCGCGATCGCGACGATCAGCAGCCAGAGTCCCGTGACCGGTCGCCGGGCCTCGGTCGCGGCGGGGAGGGCGACCTCGCTCACCCGGAGCCGCCTCCGTCGACGGGCTGAACCTGGTCCTCGACGTCGGTGCGCATCCGCTCGACGATCGCGAACGCGTCCTCACGGCTCTCGGCGCTGATGCCATCGGGAAGGTCGCGATAGATCACGAGCGCGACGACCTCGTCGGAGGGGATCTCGGTCTGCGTGTCGACGTTGCTGAGCGTGATGCCGAGCGGCCGCGCTGGGATGCCCCGGAACACCGCGACTCGTCCGTCGGCGTCGCCCACGTACCACTGACGGTCGATGTAGGCGCGCACCGCGAACAGGGCGCCGACGACCACGACGATCGTCACGAGCGTGCCGACGACCAACCGCGCGGCGCTCGGTCGTCTCGAGATCTTCGGGAGCTCGCCCGGCGGCGGGTCGCCGTCCTCGGCATGTGCATCGAGCACCAGCACCGTGATGTTGTCGATGCCGCCGGCACGGTTCGCCGCCTTCACGAGGCGGTCGGCGGCGCGCTGCGGATCGGGCTCGGCCTCGAGGATCGCCTGGATCTGCTCCTCCTGGACCATCGAGGTCAGGCCGTCGCTGCAGAGCAGTAGCCGATCGCCATCGAGCAACGGCACGGTGTCCTCGTCGACGGCGACCGTGGGCTCGGTACCGATCGAGCGGGTCACGACGTTGCGGTGAGGATGCACGGCGGCCTCCTCGGGGCTGATCTCGCCCGCCTTCACCATGCGCGCGACGAGGGTGTGGTCGCTCGTGACCTGCCGCAGGTCCGCGGCTCGCAGCAGGTAGGCGCGGCTGTCGCCGACGTGGGCGAAGCGTGCGTTCCCGTCCTCGACCATCACGGCCGTCAGGGTGGTGCCCATGCCGCTGACCTTGCGGTCGGCCACCGACCGTTCGTGCACGGCTCGGTTCGCCTCGCGCACCTGATCGGCGAGGGAGCCCTCCCGTTCCCGGAAGAGCGACTCGACCGTCTCGAGGGCGAGGCTCGACGCGACGTCGCCGCCCCGGTGTCCGCCCATGCCGTCGGCGACCGCGTACAGGGGGTCCTCGACCAGGTAGGCGTCCTCGTTCACCTCGCGGACGCGGCCGATGTCGGTGGCGGCGCCGACCTCGATCCTCATCGCCGGAGCTCCAGCACGGTGGTGCCGACCCGCACGCGGTCGCCCGGCTGCACCATCGCCGGCGCGGCGAGGCGTTGATCGTTCACGTACGTGCCGTTCGTGGAGCCGAGGTCCTCGACGTACCAGGACCCGTTCTTCGCGAACAGACGGGCGTGCTGCTGCGAGATGAACGTGTCGTCGAGCGACAGCTCGCACTCGGGCGCTCTGCCCATCACCATGTTGCCGCTCACCGGCACCGTGCGTGGCTTCGCGCCCTCGGCGTGGATCACGACGGCCGACGGACCTGGTGGCACGGCCGGCTCGGCCGCGGCTCCGCCCTTCCTCGCGGAGCGGCGCGACGAGCGTGTCGCCGTCTCGACGCTCAAACCCCGCACTGCCCAGCGCATGGCACGCCAGATGAACAACAGCAACAGCGCGAAGAGGCCGTACTTCAGCGCCGACAGCGCGAACGGCGTCACGCTCTGCGCGACCAGGCGAAGCATCAAGCGGACCCCCGGCGGAACACGAGCACGGTCGTCCCGATCGAGATGCGGTCGCCGTCGTCGAGGGCGGCGCTCTGGACCGAGTGGCCGTTGACCTCGGTGCCGTTGGTCGAGCCGAGGTCGGTGAGGGTGGCGGCGCCGTCCTTCACGCGGATCTGAGCGTGACGCCTCGACGCTCCGCGGTCGGCGAGGGCCACCTCACACTGGGGGAGCCGGCCGATCGTCGTCGTCTCGCCGGTGAGCGTGACGGTGCGTTCGACGCCGTCCTCACGGATCACGAGCGTCGGCGCCGGCGCGGTGGCGGGCTCGACCCTCTCCGGCCCCTCCACGAGCGTCGCCACGCAGCGGATGTCGCCCTTCTTCAGCCGCTCGTCGACCTCGAAGGTCACCTCGGGAGGTCCGACCAGCCCCCACCCGCGCTCGCTCGCGTTCTCGCGGATCACGGATCCGAGTTCCTTCGCGATCGCGGTCCCGGCGTGCTCGAGTCGCTCGTGATCGCCGGCCGAGAGCGAGAACTCGAAGTGGTTCGGCGCCCAGACCTCGTTGACGCCCACCGTGCGTCCGGCGTCCATCTCCTTGATCAGGCGCTTCGCCAGCTCGACCGGCTGCACGCCGGACCGGAACGTCTTGGAGAAGAGGCCCTCCACGAGGCCCCCCAGACGTCGTTCGAAATCGCGGAGGTTGGGCACAGGCGTCGTGCACGGGGCGTGCGGGAGCCCCGTTCCCGGCGCCTATGTTACGCCCGGGGGTGTGGCGAGCCCGTTGCGGCCGTGTCGGTCGTTCCGGCGTCGCGCCCCGGAGCCTCGGCCGTCCCGAGCTCCGACGTCCGCGGGCGCTCGGCGAGCGGGTTCGAGAAGCCGAATCGCTCGTCGGGCGGCAGCTTCCCCCAGCGCCACTCGCGCACCTCCCAGTAGGTGCGCCGCGCGAACACCAGGATCAGCACGGCCAACAGGAACCGCAGCGTCGCAGGCGGAGAGACGGCGACGTAGCCGGAGATCACGCCGACCGACGAAGCCATCACCCAGGTCGAGAGCGCCACGAAGCCGGTGACCGTCAGCGCCCTCATCAGCTCGTCGAAGTCGATGTGCTGCGAGCGTTCGGTCATGGCAGAACGGGGTATCGGCAGCTACCCGGTTCCGGGTACATCGGACGAAGGGTTGGTTCTCGTGGTCACTCGTTCGGGGGACGTCGCGCGACGACGTCTTGTTACGATGCCGGTTCCGCTCGGGCGAGTGGCGGAATTGGCAGACGCGCAGGATTCAGGTTCCTGTGTCCGAAAGGACGTGGGGGTTCAACTCCCCCCTCGCCCACCACCTCTGACGTGCGTCAGCGGCGTCGATCCCGCGATCTCGTGGCACGGGCGCCGTGCCGGAAACGACGTTGCGCATCGCATCCCCGAGCTCGAAGGTCGCTCTCGTTGGGCAACATGGATGGGACGGTAGGCTGGCCGCCATGTCGACGCGGGCCGCGCACGGGCAAGCATCCGACGACGCGTGGTGGCGAACCGGGGTCCTGTACCAGGTGTACCCACGTTCGTTCGCCGACTCGAACGGCGACGGCCATGGTGACCTGCAGGGGCTGATCGACCACCTGGATCACCTGGCCTGGCTCGGCGTCGACGGGATCTGGCTGAACCCGATCACCCGTTCCCCGAACGCCGACTGGGGCTACGACGTCGCCGATTACACGTCGATTGATCCGGCGCTCGGCGACGTTGCGACGCTCGACCGTCTCGTGACGCAAGCGGGTGAACTCGGGATCCGCGTGATCGTCGACCTCGTCCCCAACCACACGAGCGACCGGCATCCCTGGTTCGTCGACAGCCGCTCCGACCGCTCGTCGGCACACCGGGACTGGTACGTGTGGGCCGACGGCGCCCCCGACGGCGGTCCACCGAACAACTGGCGGTCGGTGTTCGGTGGCCCGGCGTGGACCTGGGACGAGCACACGGGGCAGTACTACCTGCACAACTTCCTCCCGGAGCAGCCCGACTTGAACTGGTGGCACGAGGAGGTACGAGTCGCGTTCGACGCCATCCTTCGGTTCTGGCTCGACCGCGGCGTCGCGGGGTTCCGGATAGACGTGGCACACGGGATCGTGAAGGATCGAGACCTGCGCGACAACCCACCCGCGACCGTCGGTGATCATCCGTCGATCAGTGCCGGAGGTCTCCGTCCGGTCTACAACATGAACCGATCCGAGGTCCACGACGTGTTCCGCCGATGGCGCGCCATCACGGACAGCTACGCCCCACCGGGCGTCCTCATTGGGGAGACATGGGTCCCCGACCTCCCGTCGCTGATGCGCTTCTACGGGCGCGGCGACGAGCTGCACCTCGTTCTGAACGTGGCGTTCGTGTTCGCGGACCTGGGACCCGAAGCCAAGGCGATCGTCGAGGCGACCGAGACGGCGCTGCCTCCCGGGGCGTGGCCGATGTGGAACGCGTCGAATCACGACGCGGGGAGGTTCCCGACCCGATGGTGCGGCGGCGACGAGCGACGCATCCGTGCGGCGCTTGTCGTGCTCCTGACCCTTCGGGGCACACCTCTCCTGTATTACGGGGACGAGATCGGAATGCGAGAGGTTGACGTGCCTGGGGACCGGCGCCGGGACCCCGTGGGCCTGCGCGGTGGGCGCGACGGGCCCGGTCGCGACGGCGCTCGCACACCCATGCCGTGGACGGCCGAGGCCGGCCGAGGTTTCACGTCACCCGGCGTGGAGCCGTGGTTGCCGTTCGGCGACCCCGTGGCAGGGAGCGCGGCCGAGCAGCGTGGCGAGCCGGA
It contains:
- a CDS encoding Stp1/IreP family PP2C-type Ser/Thr phosphatase produces the protein MRIEVGAATDIGRVREVNEDAYLVEDPLYAVADGMGGHRGGDVASSLALETVESLFREREGSLADQVREANRAVHERSVADRKVSGMGTTLTAVMVEDGNARFAHVGDSRAYLLRAADLRQVTSDHTLVARMVKAGEISPEEAAVHPHRNVVTRSIGTEPTVAVDEDTVPLLDGDRLLLCSDGLTSMVQEEQIQAILEAEPDPQRAADRLVKAANRAGGIDNITVLVLDAHAEDGDPPPGELPKISRRPSAARLVVGTLVTIVVVVGALFAVRAYIDRQWYVGDADGRVAVFRGIPARPLGITLSNVDTQTEIPSDEVVALVIYRDLPDGISAESREDAFAIVERMRTDVEDQVQPVDGGGSG
- a CDS encoding DUF3662 and FHA domain-containing protein — encoded protein: MPNLRDFERRLGGLVEGLFSKTFRSGVQPVELAKRLIKEMDAGRTVGVNEVWAPNHFEFSLSAGDHERLEHAGTAIAKELGSVIRENASERGWGLVGPPEVTFEVDERLKKGDIRCVATLVEGPERVEPATAPAPTLVIREDGVERTVTLTGETTTIGRLPQCEVALADRGASRRHAQIRVKDGAATLTDLGSTNGTEVNGHSVQSAALDDGDRISIGTTVLVFRRGSA
- a CDS encoding FtsW/RodA/SpoVE family cell cycle protein: MSEVALPAATEARRPVTGLWLLIVAIAISLAAYAMAGLGLKGRTPRDFVVYGLVFTGAFVAGWLVVRWAAPRADPVLYPTATVLAGLGIAMLYRIMVARGESTIAREQAMWLLVGLAAFCLTLWLVRDDRQLNAYTYTLGLIGVVLLLLPVVPGIGREINGARLWAQVGPFSFQPAEFGKIFIVVFLASYLTDKQELLAAGSGRFGLPRAKDLGPLLLAWGASLAVLFLERDMGASLLFFGVFVVMLWIASGRAAYLWLGLVMFAAGAWFGYLAFAHVQARVDTWLYALDPDKVTGLGYFQLAQGWFAMATGGIVGTGLGQGSPTLIPYVGSDFIFAAFGEELGMIGAVALLLLYLILIARGLRIAMERQDTFGKLLATGLTTIFALQTFAIVAGVTRLIPLTGVPLPLVSYGGSSRVATFIMLALLIRVSSGPMERVHG
- a CDS encoding alpha-amylase family glycosyl hydrolase — protein: MSTRAAHGQASDDAWWRTGVLYQVYPRSFADSNGDGHGDLQGLIDHLDHLAWLGVDGIWLNPITRSPNADWGYDVADYTSIDPALGDVATLDRLVTQAGELGIRVIVDLVPNHTSDRHPWFVDSRSDRSSAHRDWYVWADGAPDGGPPNNWRSVFGGPAWTWDEHTGQYYLHNFLPEQPDLNWWHEEVRVAFDAILRFWLDRGVAGFRIDVAHGIVKDRDLRDNPPATVGDHPSISAGGLRPVYNMNRSEVHDVFRRWRAITDSYAPPGVLIGETWVPDLPSLMRFYGRGDELHLVLNVAFVFADLGPEAKAIVEATETALPPGAWPMWNASNHDAGRFPTRWCGGDERRIRAALVVLLTLRGTPLLYYGDEIGMREVDVPGDRRRDPVGLRGGRDGPGRDGARTPMPWTAEAGRGFTSPGVEPWLPFGDPVAGSAAEQRGEPDSVLHLCRDLIELRRGRDDLRGGGYEGIAAPEHVWAFRRGDDTVVAINLSDAATEVELGAGRILLGTDRGRDGVTVASPTRLGPWEAIVLAADG
- a CDS encoding FHA domain-containing protein translates to MLRLVAQSVTPFALSALKYGLFALLLLFIWRAMRWAVRGLSVETATRSSRRSARKGGAAAEPAVPPGPSAVVIHAEGAKPRTVPVSGNMVMGRAPECELSLDDTFISQQHARLFAKNGSWYVEDLGSTNGTYVNDQRLAAPAMVQPGDRVRVGTTVLELRR